A window of the Teredinibacter franksiae genome harbors these coding sequences:
- a CDS encoding YheU family protein, translating into MVISPEKLTEEVLKGLLESVVTREGTDYGETELSLEEKVFNLLSQVYAGDLLITYDEATETVNLVTAESYRAASQA; encoded by the coding sequence ATGGTCATATCCCCGGAAAAACTAACAGAGGAAGTGCTAAAGGGCTTGCTCGAATCCGTTGTCACCCGGGAGGGTACCGATTATGGCGAAACCGAGCTGTCGCTGGAAGAGAAAGTATTCAATTTATTGTCTCAGGTTTATGCGGGTGATTTACTTATTACCTACGATGAAGCAACTGAAACCGTGAATTTGGTTACAGCAGAGTCTTATCGAGCGGCCAGTCAGGCCTGA
- a CDS encoding glycine cleavage system protein R, with protein sequence MLKNQIITLLSDDKPGIVESIASVITRHNGNWLESQLAQLGGKFAGVIRVQIEEEKLQALREALEQLSSQQIRVYLDDCSEQTASTANNLTLSFHATGPDRPGIVREISSTLAQYQINLEKLDTRLSSMPYSGDPLFEAEGSMSVPPGLDRHQLEERLDEIANTLAMDISLS encoded by the coding sequence ATGTTAAAAAATCAGATCATTACTCTTTTAAGCGACGACAAACCCGGCATTGTTGAATCTATCGCAAGCGTTATTACCCGCCACAATGGCAATTGGCTAGAGAGCCAACTAGCTCAGTTGGGCGGCAAATTCGCCGGTGTCATTCGAGTACAGATAGAAGAAGAAAAACTACAAGCGTTACGCGAAGCACTTGAGCAACTCTCAAGCCAGCAAATCCGCGTTTACCTAGACGACTGCAGTGAACAAACGGCCTCTACCGCTAACAATCTCACCCTATCCTTCCACGCAACAGGCCCCGACCGCCCCGGCATTGTACGGGAAATATCCAGCACTTTGGCGCAGTATCAAATCAACCTAGAAAAACTCGACACCCGCCTTTCCAGTATGCCCTACAGCGGTGACCCTCTTTTTGAAGCCGAAGGCTCTATGTCTGTGCCCCCCGGGCTAGATCGTCACCAATTGGAGGAACGCTTGGACGAGATTGCCAACACCTTGGCAATGGATATCTCCCTAAGCTAG